ATAGGCTTCCTGGCGCTGAAGGACATCCACGACGGCCCTGGCAGTGTCGAGCGATGTGAAGCAGGGAACCTGGCTTTCGGCGGCGGCGCGGCGAATCTCAAAACCATCCTGTATTTCGCCGCCCTCGCGGATGCGGCTATGTCCCCCGCTTATGGTGTTGATCACGGCATGGACCTGGCGCTGGCGAATGAGGGAGGGGATGGACGTATCCCCTTCGCTGATTTTGCCGACCACTGCTGCGTCCATGCCGCGCTGCTTGAGGAAGTGAGCGGTCCCGGCGGTGGCATAAAGCTGATAGCCGCTTGCGGCCAGGGCTTGCATAATGGGCAGCGCCTCGTTTTTATCACGATCAGCGATGGAGACGAGCGCGGCTCCTGTCTCTGGCAGACGAACACCTGCGGCGATCAACGCTTTGGTGAGGGCAGCATGGTAGGAGAAGTCAATGCCCATGACCTCGCCGGTTGACTTCATCTCTGGCCCCAGCGCGGTTTCGGCTCCGGTCAGCTTGCCCATAGAAAAGACCGGCGCTTTGATGGCAATAAGTGGCTGATTGGGATAAAGCCCACTCTGATAGCCCTCCTGCTGCAAGCTGCTGCCCAGCATGATCCTGGTTGCCAGCGTGACCATTGGCACGCCTGTAGCTTTGCTGAGGAAAGGGACGGTGCGCGAACTGCGCGGATTGACCTCCAGCACAAAGACGTTGGCGGCGGGCTGATCTGAGGATGGGCTGGCGCTCTCCTGGCCGGACGGTTCGGTGATGACAAACTGCGCGTTCAACAGGCCGCGAATCTTGAGGGCGCGCGCGATGATCGTCGTATAGTCAACGATAGCGGCAGATTCCTGAGCGGAGAGACGCCGCGCGGGATAGACCGCAATGCTGTCGCCAGAATGGACGCCGGCGCGCTCGATATGCTCCATAATGCCGGGGATGAGCACCTCAGCGCCATCGCAGATAGCGTCTACCTCCACTTCTTTACCCTTTAAGTAGCGATCAATCAGGATGGGGCGCTCGCGGTAATAGGCGCCTATCTGGGAGATGTAGCGATCCAGTTCGTCGGGCGTGTAGACAATCTCCATTGCCCGCCCTCCCAGGACGTAAGAGGGCCGGACGACGACAGGGTAGCCAATGCGCTCAGCGGCCTCTAAGGCTGCTGCTCCTGTTGTCACTGTGCTTCCCTGGGGGCGAGGGATATGCAGGTGTTCCAGCAGATCATCGAAGCGCCGCCGATCTTCGGCAAGATCGATGGCCTCAACGGAAGTACCCAGGATGGAGACGTGCTGCTGTGCGAGCGGGGCCGCCAGATTGATCGCCGTTTGCCCGCCAAACTGCGCAATCGCTGCGGGCTGCCCTTCGTTTTCCAATACGGCCAGCACGCTCTCTGCGTCCAGTGGCTCGAAGTAGAGGCGATCAGAGAGATCAAAGTCGGTGCTGACTGTTTCGGGGTTGCTGTTGACCAGGATACTCTGGAAACCTGCATCGCTCAGGGCAGTGGCCGAGCGAACGCTGCAATAGTCGAATTCAATGCCCTGGCCGATGCGGATGGGGCCAGAACCCAGCACGAGCGCGCGCTGCGCTCCAAGCGGCTCTGCTTCGTTTTCCTGCTCGTAGGCGCTGTAGAAGTAGGGCGTCCGGGCCGCAAACTCTGCCGCGCAGGTGTCAACCATTTTGAAGACGGGGCGAATGTCCCAGGCTTTGCGCTGGCTGCCTATACTTTCGGCAGATTGCCCCGCGCACGCGCCGATCTGCTGATCGCTGAAACCAAAGCGTTTGGCTGCGCGTAAGAGTGGCTCGCTGAGCGTTTCGGCTGTGAGGCGCTGCTCCATCAGCACCAGATTGCGGAACTTGTACAGGAAAAAGATGTCAATTCCGGTCTGCTCCTGAAGCGTCTGGAGCATGGCATCGGAGGCGTCGCGCCGGAGCAGGTTGATGATTTGCCAGAGCCGGGTGTCAGTCGGCGCGAGCGTATGAGCAAGATCCCACTCGATCTGGCGCTCGCCCTGCTGCTCCCAGAAGCTGCGGCTGCCAAGCTCCAGCGAGCGGATGGCTTTCTGAAGAGCAGCCTCAAAGCTGCGATCAATCGCCATCACTTCGCCAGTGGCTTTCATCTGTGTACCCAGGCGTCGTTCGGCTGCGGGAAACTTATCGAACGGCCAGCGTGGAATCTTGACGACGACATAATCCAGCGTCGGCTCGAAAGCCGCCGAGGTCTGGCCGGTGATGGGATTGGGAATCTCTTCGAGCCGCCGCCCGATGGCGATTTTGGTCGCCACACGCGCGATAGGGTAGCCGGTGGCTTTGGAGGCCAGAGCGGAGGACCGGCTGACACGCGGATTGACTTCGATCACGTAATACTGCGCGGAGAGCGGGTCAAGCGCGAACTGCACGTTGCAGCCGCCTTCGATGCCCAGCGCGCGAATAATATGAATGGCGGCGTCGCGCAGCATTTGATAGTCTTTGTCTGAAAGCGTCTGGCTGGGAGCGACTACGATGCTGTCGCCGGTATGAATGCCCATCGGGTCGATATTTTCCATGTTGCAGACGACGATGCAGGTATCGGCGCTGTCGCGGATGACCTCATATTCCAGTTCTTTCCAGCCCTTCAGGTACTGCTCAATCAAGACCTGATGGATGGGGCTGGCGGATAGCCCGCCGCGCACGATGCGCTCTAACTCAGCGGGTGTGAAGGCGATGCCGCCGCCTGTGCCGCCGAGGGTAAAGGCCGGGCGAATCACTACCGGATAGCCGTTGCTGCTGGCGAACGCTCTGGCGTCAGACAGGGTGGTGACGGTGAGGCTGGGGGGGACAGGTTCACCGATCTGCTGAAGCAGCCGCTTGAACTCTTCGCGGTCTTCTGCCTGGCGAATGGTTTTGAGCGGTGTACCCAGCAGCCTGACATGATAGCGTTCGAGGACTCCGGCATCAGCCAGGGCGATAGCCAGGTTCAGGCCAGTCTGGCCGCCTAACGTTGCCAGCAGGCCATCGGGACGCTCGCGGGCGATGATGCGCTCAAGGACTTCGACAGTCAGAGGTTCGATATAGGTGATGTCTGCAACCCCTTCGTCGGTCATGATGGTGGCCGGATTGGAGTTCACCAGAACCGACGTGATCCCTTCTTCACGCAGGGCGCGGCACGCCTGTGTGCCAGCATAGTCAAACTCGGCGGCCTGGCCGATGATGATGGGGCCGGAGCCAATGACCAGCGCTTTTTTGATGGTGGTGGGGGCAGACATAGCTTTTAATAACCTTCCTGATCAGGCCGCGCCGACTAGCTTTCGCTCAGTGATGAGGCTGGCGAAACGCTCAAAGAGATAGCGGTTATCGTGCGGGCCAGGGGATGCCTCCGGGTGATATTGGACTGAGAAGACTGGCAATTTCTCGTGGGCCAGCCCCTCCACGGAACCATCCGAAAGGTTGATATGGCTGACATAAAAACCGCTTTCTGGCGGAAGCGAGGCGGCATCCACCTGAAAGTTATGGTTTTGCGAGGTGATGGTGACGCGGCCAGTACGCGCTTCGCGCACAGGATGGTTGGCTCCGTGATGGCCGAAGGGCAGGCGGCTGGTGCGCCCTCCGGCAGCGAGGCCCAAAATCTGATGGCCCAGGCAGATGCCCATGAGCGGCATGCCAGTGGCAAGCAGCGCCCGGCAGACATCAATGAGGGCTGCGACGGTTTCGGGGTCGCCGGGTCCATTCGCCAGCAGGACGCCATCCGGTTGAAGCGCCAGCAATTCATTGATGGCGATATGCGCGGGGGCCAGGATGGTTTCCAGGCCGCAATCGTTCAAGCAGCGGGCGATCTGCTCTTTGTAGCCGGTATCTATGAGTACTACACGCCCTCTGGCGCTGGAATGGCTCAGCGAGCTGGCTGAGGCCAGATTGAGCGGCTGGATAGTGGGGCTGCTTGCAGCGTTCCAGGGGCGGATAGCGTCGAGCGAGACTTCTTCTACGACATCGAGGTCCGAGACGGTTTTGACACTGCGCGCGGCGGCGCCTAATCGCGGTATATCGGGTTTCTGCCCTGGCTGGTAGGCGCGCAGGACGCCGCGCAGCGTGCCGCTGGCGCGCAATCGGCGGGTGAGGGCGCGCGTGTCTATGCCTTGAAGGCCGGGGATGCCTGCCCGCGCGAGATAATCGCTCAGGGATTCACGACCCCGCCAGTGATGAAACTCTTCGCAGCATTCGCGCACGATCAGCGCGGAGAGCCAGGGGCGGCGGGACTCCACGTCTTCAGGGTTCACGCCATAGTTGCCAATCAGCGGGTAGGTCAGCGCCACCATCTGGCCGCGATAGGAGGGGTCGGTGCAAATCTCCTGGTAGCCGGTCATGCCAGTCGCAAAGACGACCTCACCCTTGCGTTCGCTCGATAGGATGGGTTCAAGCGCGCCAAACGCGCGGCCCTCATAGCGTGAGCCATCCTCCAATACCAGCACTGCCTGTGTCTCCATGTACCTCATATTGCTTTCTATGCTCAACAGCCGCTCACTCAACGTTGCTAGCGAGCGACGACCAACGATTGATCGGCAGCCTCTGCCTCATAGACCAGCGTTCCGCCCAGGATAGTGCAGCGCACCCGACCTTTCAGCAGCAACCCTGCCAGGGGGGTATTCTTGCCTTTGGAGGCGAAGCGTTGTGGGTCTACGAGCCAGCGCTCCTGTGGGTCAAAGATCGTAATGTCAGCGGCAGCGCCAGGCCGCAGCGTACCAGCGGGAAGAGAAAAGGTCAGTGCCGGGCGAATGGTGAGCGCGGCCAGAAGGGTCGCCAGCGGCAATTTCCCCGCGTGGACGAGCGCCAGAAGTGCCCCAAGGGCCGTTTCCAGGCCAGAGATGCCGAACGCTGCCTCGTCATATTCGCAGGCTTTGTCAACGACGGTATGGGGGGCGTGGTCGGTAGCGATGGCATCAATGGTCCCGTCGAGCAATCCCTCCAGCAGCGCCTCAGCGTCTCGCCGGGTGCGCAGCGGCGGATTGACCTTGGTGGCCGTGTCATAGGGCAGCCCCTGGTCAGGGCTATTGTCGCCAAGGAGACCGGCGCGGCGTCCAGCCACCCATTCATCGGTCAGCAGCAGGTGATGGGGCGTAACTTCGGCGCTGACGGACAGCCCTTCGGCTTTAGCCCGTCGGATCAGTTCAACCGAGCCAGCGGTGCTTACATGCGCGGCGTGATAGCGTCCGCCAGTGAGGCGAGCCAGCGCCAGATCACGGGCCAGCATAATTTCTTCAGCCGCAGCGGGCCAGCCTTTGAGTCCGAGCCTGGTTGCTACCGCGCCCTCATTCATCACGCCGCCAGCCGCCAGCCCTTCATCCTCACAGTGCTCCACGATTGGCCGGTCCAGCATCGAAGCGTATTCAAGCGCCGCGCGCATCAGTTTGCTGCTGCTGACGGGGCGGCCATCGTCGGAGAAGGCCACCGCGCCCGCTTCGGCGAGTTCGGCCATCTCGCTGAGTTCAGCGCCTTTTTCGCCTTTGCTGATGGCGGCAATGGGCCGCACTCGCGCTGGAGCGCCACTGGCGGCGCGAGCGACGAATTCAAGCGCGGCCTGGGAATCAAGGACGGGTCTGGTGTTTGGCATACAGCAGATAGTCGTGAATCCGCCGCGCGCTGCTGCTTGTGCGCCGGTCTGGATCGTCTCTTTGTCTTCGTAGCCTGGCTCGCGCAAATGAACATGCAGGTCAACGAAGCCAGGGGAAACGATCAGCCCTGGCTGAAGGTCCAGAGTCTGAAGCGGCTGCCCGCTTTGCCGCAGCCTATCGGTGTGCTGCTGCACCTCGCTGGCTGGACCAGCGGCGACGATACGCCCATCGGCAATCAGCAGATCGCCAGCCACTTCTCGGCCCTGGGAAGGGTCAATGATCTGGCCGCCACGCAGCAGCAAGGCGCTGGTTTGCTCACGCTCTTTCATCCTCTCACCCTTTCTTTATCACTGTTCCCTTTCTCTATTTCTGTCTTTTCTGAAGCGCCTGTTGGCTTCAGCAGCCCTGCCGCGCCTGGGAAAGCGCATAAAGGACGGCCATACGCACAGCCAGGCCGTTTGTGACCTGCTCTTCAATCACAGAGGTGGCGCTGTAGGCAACATCGTGAGCGATCTCGACGCCTTCGTTCATAGGTCCGGGGTGCATCACCAGCGCGTCAGGTTTGGCTGCCGTCAGACGGCGCGAGGTCAGCCCAAAGCGGGCGATGTACTCGCGCAGCGATGGCAGCAGCCCGGCGTCCTGGCGCTCTTTCTGAAGGCGCAGGGCCATGACCACATCCGCGCCTTCCAGCGCGCGATCAA
This genomic window from Ktedonobacterales bacterium contains:
- the carB gene encoding carbamoyl-phosphate synthase large subunit; its protein translation is MSAPTTIKKALVIGSGPIIIGQAAEFDYAGTQACRALREEGITSVLVNSNPATIMTDEGVADITYIEPLTVEVLERIIARERPDGLLATLGGQTGLNLAIALADAGVLERYHVRLLGTPLKTIRQAEDREEFKRLLQQIGEPVPPSLTVTTLSDARAFASSNGYPVVIRPAFTLGGTGGGIAFTPAELERIVRGGLSASPIHQVLIEQYLKGWKELEYEVIRDSADTCIVVCNMENIDPMGIHTGDSIVVAPSQTLSDKDYQMLRDAAIHIIRALGIEGGCNVQFALDPLSAQYYVIEVNPRVSRSSALASKATGYPIARVATKIAIGRRLEEIPNPITGQTSAAFEPTLDYVVVKIPRWPFDKFPAAERRLGTQMKATGEVMAIDRSFEAALQKAIRSLELGSRSFWEQQGERQIEWDLAHTLAPTDTRLWQIINLLRRDASDAMLQTLQEQTGIDIFFLYKFRNLVLMEQRLTAETLSEPLLRAAKRFGFSDQQIGACAGQSAESIGSQRKAWDIRPVFKMVDTCAAEFAARTPYFYSAYEQENEAEPLGAQRALVLGSGPIRIGQGIEFDYCSVRSATALSDAGFQSILVNSNPETVSTDFDLSDRLYFEPLDAESVLAVLENEGQPAAIAQFGGQTAINLAAPLAQQHVSILGTSVEAIDLAEDRRRFDDLLEHLHIPRPQGSTVTTGAAALEAAERIGYPVVVRPSYVLGGRAMEIVYTPDELDRYISQIGAYYRERPILIDRYLKGKEVEVDAICDGAEVLIPGIMEHIERAGVHSGDSIAVYPARRLSAQESAAIVDYTTIIARALKIRGLLNAQFVITEPSGQESASPSSDQPAANVFVLEVNPRSSRTVPFLSKATGVPMVTLATRIMLGSSLQQEGYQSGLYPNQPLIAIKAPVFSMGKLTGAETALGPEMKSTGEVMGIDFSYHAALTKALIAAGVRLPETGAALVSIADRDKNEALPIMQALAASGYQLYATAGTAHFLKQRGMDAAVVGKISEGDTSIPSLIRQRQVHAVINTISGGHSRIREGGEIQDGFEIRRAAAESQVPCFTSLDTARAVVDVLQRQEAYAVLPFGDYRSPATS
- the carA gene encoding glutamine-hydrolyzing carbamoyl-phosphate synthase small subunit; translated protein: METQAVLVLEDGSRYEGRAFGALEPILSSERKGEVVFATGMTGYQEICTDPSYRGQMVALTYPLIGNYGVNPEDVESRRPWLSALIVRECCEEFHHWRGRESLSDYLARAGIPGLQGIDTRALTRRLRASGTLRGVLRAYQPGQKPDIPRLGAAARSVKTVSDLDVVEEVSLDAIRPWNAASSPTIQPLNLASASSLSHSSARGRVVLIDTGYKEQIARCLNDCGLETILAPAHIAINELLALQPDGVLLANGPGDPETVAALIDVCRALLATGMPLMGICLGHQILGLAAGGRTSRLPFGHHGANHPVREARTGRVTITSQNHNFQVDAASLPPESGFYVSHINLSDGSVEGLAHEKLPVFSVQYHPEASPGPHDNRYLFERFASLITERKLVGAA
- a CDS encoding dihydroorotase; the protein is MKEREQTSALLLRGGQIIDPSQGREVAGDLLIADGRIVAAGPASEVQQHTDRLRQSGQPLQTLDLQPGLIVSPGFVDLHVHLREPGYEDKETIQTGAQAAARGGFTTICCMPNTRPVLDSQAALEFVARAASGAPARVRPIAAISKGEKGAELSEMAELAEAGAVAFSDDGRPVSSSKLMRAALEYASMLDRPIVEHCEDEGLAAGGVMNEGAVATRLGLKGWPAAAEEIMLARDLALARLTGGRYHAAHVSTAGSVELIRRAKAEGLSVSAEVTPHHLLLTDEWVAGRRAGLLGDNSPDQGLPYDTATKVNPPLRTRRDAEALLEGLLDGTIDAIATDHAPHTVVDKACEYDEAAFGISGLETALGALLALVHAGKLPLATLLAALTIRPALTFSLPAGTLRPGAAADITIFDPQERWLVDPQRFASKGKNTPLAGLLLKGRVRCTILGGTLVYEAEAADQSLVVAR